In Flavobacterium sp. GSB-24, the genomic window TCCTCAGCACAGCTATAAGTTAAAACCAGCAACAGCGACAGAAGAAATTGAATCTTTATATTTTTTAACATAATGTTCTATTTTTAAAATTTACTAAATGATTTTTAAGGAAAGACCATTTCTTTCCCATCCTCTTCATAAACAATATTGCCAGATGCTTTTTGGTCAGCCAAATAACGTTTCATAAAAGCTTGATAATACATAATATCAGAAATAGCAAGTCCTACTGAACCTAATTTCTGATTGAACATTGCTGGCTCTAAATGAATCAAGTCGCACATCAAGAAGAATTTCTTTGCCGAAAAAACACCTAAATATGGTGCATACCATCCGATAGGCTGCGTTAATTTATCATCAAAAGAAAGTTTGAAAGTAATAAAGCTGATTTTTTTATTCGTCAGATTATTTATTACTTTACTTTTCATATTCGTATTAAACGATTCGTTTTCCTCTAAATTTAAAATCAGCAAAAAACCATTTTTCTTCATGTCTGCAGTTCTGAAAACAGTTACTGGCAGATCATTCACTACCGTTCCTGCAGGAATTATAAAATTTTCAGGAATTTTAAAATGAGTTCCTGATACGGCAGTACTTTTGGGATCTATGGTAATTTTTACTTTTCGGTCCACATCACTGCTTTTTCCTTGCACTCGAACTGGAATATTATAAATTCTACCAGCAATTTCAGCCTTGTCTAAAGCGAAAGTAATCCCTGTGCTATCTGTTACTGTTATAGTTGCACCGTCAGAAATTCCATAAACAGAAGGTGCAAAATAAATGCTGTCACTTCCACTATATGTTTCTATTCCTTCCTGATCGCATGAAGCAAGTCCTAAAAATGATAAAAACAATATGCTTAAAATCAATATTTTTTTCATGATACTTTGTTTAAAATTATTGGAAATTAACTTCAATCTCTGGCAATGGCACAACATATTGAAGTGCTCCCATAGTTATGTTTCCAGAAGCTGCTGAGCCATTAGGAACTGTAGCACTATTTATTCTTTTATAGTAAAAGAATAGCTGTCCCTCGCCAATAAATTCTTTTTTATACTCTTTTGTAACTTCTGTAGTAACATTTGCCGTTGCAGCCAAATTTGTCAAACCGCGATTAAAACGAAGTGTATTTAAAAAAGCAATTCCGTCGG contains:
- a CDS encoding DUF4843 domain-containing protein, whose amino-acid sequence is MKKILILSILFLSFLGLASCDQEGIETYSGSDSIYFAPSVYGISDGATITVTDSTGITFALDKAEIAGRIYNIPVRVQGKSSDVDRKVKITIDPKSTAVSGTHFKIPENFIIPAGTVVNDLPVTVFRTADMKKNGFLLILNLEENESFNTNMKSKVINNLTNKKISFITFKLSFDDKLTQPIGWYAPYLGVFSAKKFFLMCDLIHLEPAMFNQKLGSVGLAISDIMYYQAFMKRYLADQKASGNIVYEEDGKEMVFP